Proteins encoded within one genomic window of Vicinamibacteria bacterium:
- a CDS encoding ribonuclease H-like domain-containing protein, whose amino-acid sequence MSTTRQRLERLIPEPTRRPRRDDSLGKLEKELLGDDADPGRELSLKQRLERLVAVAATRPRIERQSPPRWVEREIVALDRAVEGSVITNDAGSFYCVDRRLPLAHHHGKMELRRLEDVSPSAFSVLARDRDELAIDLERALFVDTETTGLAGGSGTYAFLIGLGFIQDGAFVVRQLFMRSYEEEAAMLAFFAPMLADYDVLVSYNGKSFDVPLLESRFVLSRQSIDFTEILHFDLLHPARSLWKARFESCRLAELESLLLGLERENDVPGYLIPDIYFRFVRTGDASRLPYVFRHNHDDILSLAALTVAACDMLDEDSAPDHPLDDFSLGRLFARAGDAERSERHYVRAVESGLGGHARRRSLRGLAELHKRRGEWDEARRLWQELAEEGGADGLVALKELAMDAEHRARDLESALGHCHRALESLESGLELPPGVRQRWRDELGHRRRRLERRLAQPT is encoded by the coding sequence GGCAGCGGCTCGAGAGACTCATCCCCGAACCGACTCGGCGGCCGAGGCGCGACGACTCGCTCGGGAAGCTCGAGAAAGAGCTCCTCGGAGACGACGCCGATCCGGGCCGGGAGCTTTCCCTCAAGCAGAGGCTCGAGAGGCTCGTGGCCGTCGCGGCGACGAGGCCCCGGATCGAACGCCAGTCTCCCCCGCGGTGGGTCGAGCGCGAGATCGTCGCTTTGGACCGTGCGGTCGAGGGGAGCGTCATCACGAACGATGCGGGCTCCTTCTATTGCGTCGACCGCCGCCTCCCGCTCGCGCACCACCACGGAAAGATGGAGCTCCGTCGGCTCGAGGACGTTTCTCCCTCGGCGTTCTCCGTGCTCGCGCGAGATCGTGACGAGCTCGCGATCGATCTCGAGCGGGCGTTGTTCGTCGATACCGAGACCACCGGACTCGCCGGTGGCTCGGGGACCTATGCCTTCCTCATCGGCCTCGGCTTCATCCAGGACGGCGCATTCGTCGTACGCCAGCTCTTCATGCGGAGCTACGAGGAGGAAGCCGCGATGCTGGCATTCTTCGCCCCGATGCTGGCCGATTATGACGTCCTGGTGAGCTACAACGGAAAGAGCTTCGACGTCCCCTTGCTCGAATCGCGCTTCGTCCTCTCCAGGCAATCCATCGACTTCACCGAGATTCTCCATTTCGATCTCCTCCATCCGGCGAGAAGCCTGTGGAAGGCCCGGTTCGAGAGCTGCCGCCTCGCCGAGCTCGAGTCCCTGCTCCTCGGACTCGAGCGGGAGAACGACGTCCCCGGCTACCTGATACCCGACATCTATTTCCGGTTCGTCAGGACCGGCGACGCTTCGCGGCTTCCCTATGTCTTTCGCCACAACCACGACGACATCCTGTCCCTCGCCGCGCTCACCGTGGCCGCCTGCGACATGCTCGACGAGGATTCCGCGCCCGATCACCCCCTCGACGACTTCAGCCTCGGCCGGCTCTTCGCTCGTGCCGGCGACGCCGAACGCTCGGAGCGCCACTACGTACGCGCGGTGGAATCGGGGCTCGGCGGGCACGCCCGGCGGCGCTCGCTGCGCGGTCTCGCCGAGCTCCACAAACGTCGTGGCGAGTGGGACGAGGCGAGGCGCCTCTGGCAGGAGCTTGCCGAGGAGGGCGGAGCGGACGGCCTCGTCGCCCTGAAGGAGCTCGCCATGGACGCCGAGCATCGGGCGCGCGATCTCGAATCGGCTCTCGGGCATTGCCATCGCGCTCTCGAAAGTCTCGAATCGGGCCTCGAGCTGCCCCCCGGCGTCAGACAGCGCTGGCGCGACGAGCTCGGCCATCGCCGACGGCGGCTCGAACGCCGTCTGGCTCAGCCCACCTGA
- the argR gene encoding arginine repressor, whose amino-acid sequence MPGSSRRERQELIRSLIREKVIRNQYELLTALSVAGVEMTQSTLSRELKALGVGKAPDNRGGYRYVAPSRTDDPLSPLLALVASIERAGNLLVVKTPPGNAQGVARAIDEAKLQEVMGTIAGDDTILIICPRDRDGQAVEDRLRALTGR is encoded by the coding sequence ATGCCGGGGTCGAGCCGGCGCGAGCGACAGGAGCTCATCCGCTCGCTCATTCGCGAGAAAGTCATCCGCAACCAGTACGAGCTTTTGACTGCCCTCTCCGTGGCCGGGGTGGAGATGACCCAGTCCACTCTTTCCCGGGAGCTGAAAGCGCTCGGCGTGGGCAAAGCTCCCGACAATCGCGGAGGGTACCGTTACGTGGCCCCATCGCGCACCGACGATCCCCTCTCGCCGCTTCTCGCCCTCGTCGCGAGCATCGAGCGCGCCGGCAACCTGCTCGTGGTGAAAACACCCCCCGGAAACGCTCAAGGCGTGGCTCGCGCCATCGACGAAGCCAAGCTCCAGGAAGTCATGGGCACGATCGCCGGTGACGACACGATCCTCATCATCTGCCCTCGCGACCGAGACGGCCAGGCGGTGGAAGACCGGCTGAGAGCTCTGACGGGCCGTTGA